From Poecile atricapillus isolate bPoeAtr1 chromosome 13, bPoeAtr1.hap1, whole genome shotgun sequence, one genomic window encodes:
- the PWWP2A gene encoding PWWP domain-containing protein 2A isoform X2 has translation MQHFGASANRTPPAGAGGGPSLPAGRGRRSRCWREAAEKMAAMAAEAAATAAVPGDGGAGEAEPEMEPIPGSEAGADPLPAVSEAVESAVPDGEEADGGKAEEPPPVQRARSPGGTREPDAGRTEEPPSSPGVESPRAEPRAAPSPGCSEPPQPCPPPEPAREPPQPCPPAAGGSAGPGEEPPRPEEEEPDAAAAAAVEPEPAVPAAPGGGEAEAPALLPGSEVRVTLDHIIEDALVVSFRLGEKLFSGVLMDLSKRFGPHGIPVTIFPKREYKDKPEAMQLQSKAFQEEAQVKCEADAAVPDDSSLTQPSEPSIAKSLWTSKPPPLFHEGAPYPPPLFIRDTYNQSIPQPPPRKIKRPKRKMYREEPTSIMNAIKLRPRQVLCDKCKNSVVAEKKEIKKGGNASDSSKYEDSKKRRNESVTTVNKKLKTDHKVDGKSQNESQKRNAVVKVSNIAHSRSRVVKVSAQANTSKAQLNTKKVLQSKNMDHAKAREVLKMAKEKAQKKQSATSSSKNAHSKVHFTRRLQNTSSGSLPPRLRLKPQRYRNEENDSSLKTGLEKIRSGKMATKPQSRCSSTRSAGICLQVRKMRYVIV, from the exons ATGCAGCATTTCGGCGCGTCAGCCAATAGGACGCCGCCTgcgggcgcggggggcgggccCTCCCTCCCCGCGGGCCGTGGCCGTCGCTCCCGCTGCTGGAGGGAGGCGGCGGAGAAAATGGCGGCCATGGCTGCGGAGGCGGCGGCGACTGCGGCGGTGCCGGGGGACGGCGGGGCCGGCGAGGCCGAGCCCGAGATGGAGCCGATCCCGGGCAGCGAGGCCGGCGCGGACCCTCTACCCGCCGTCAGCGAGGCCGTGGAGTCGGCGGTGCCGGATGGCGAGGAGGCCGACGGCGGCAAGGCCGAGGAGCCGCCGCCGGTGCAGCGCGCCCGGAGCCCCGGCGGGACTCGCGAGCCGGACGCGGGAAGGACGGAGGAGCCGCCGAGCAGCCCTGGGGTGGAATCGCCGCGGGCCGAGCCCCGCGCAGCGCCCAGCCCGGGCTGCTCGGAGCCGCCGCAGCCCTGCCCGCCGCCCGAGCCGGCCCGGGAGCCGCCGCAGCCCTGCCCGCCGGCTGCCGGGGGCTCCGCGGGGCCCGGGGAGGAGCCGCCCCggccggaggaggaggagccggatgctgccgccgccgccgcggtGGAGCCCGAGCCGGCGGTGCCCGCGGCCCCGGGCGGAGGGGAGGCGGAGGCGCCGGCGCTGCTGCCCGGCTCCGAGGTGCGGGTCACCCTGGACCACATCATCGAGGACGCCCTGGTGGTCTCGTTCCGGCTGGGAGAGAAGCTTTTTTCCGGGGTCCTCATGGACCTCTCGAAAAG GTTTGGCCCCCATGGAATCCCTGTGACCATATTTCCTAAAAGGGAGTACAAGGACAAACCCGAAGCCATGCAGCTCCAAAGCAAAGCATTCCAAGAGGAGGCGCAGGTGAAGTGCGAGGCCGATGCTGCAGTCCCTGATGACTCCTCCCTCACGCAGCCATCAGAGCCCAGCATAGCTAAAAGCCTTTGGACTTCTAAACCACCTCCTCTCTTTCACGAGGGAGCACCGTACCCTCCTCCTTTGTTTATCAGGGACACCTATAACCAGTCAATACCTCAGCCTCCACCCCGGAAAATCAAGCGGCCCAAGCGGAAAATGTACAGGGAGGAACCCACTTCGATCATGAACGCCATCAAACTACGGCCCCGGCAGGTCCTGTGTGACAAGTGCAAGAACAGCGTGGTGGCAGAGAAAAAGGAGATCAAGAAAGGTGGCAATGCAAGTGACTCTTCCAAATACGAGGATagtaaaaagagaagaaacGAGAGCGTGACTACTGTGAATAAAAAACTTAAGACTGACCATAAGGTGGATGGAAAAAGCCAAAACGAAAGCCAGAAAAGGAACGCTGTGGTCAAGGTTTCAAATATTGCCCACAGCAGAAGCAGAGTAGTTAAAGTTTCCGCACAAGCAAATACTTCAAAAGCGCagttaaacacaaaaaaagttCTCCAGAGCAAAAACATGGATCATGCAAAAGCTCGGGAAGTCTTGAAAATGGccaaagaaaaggcacaaaagaaGCAGAGTGCAACCTCCTCTTCCAAAAATGCACATTCAAAGGTCCACTTCACGCGGCGTCTTCAGAACACCAGCTCAGGGTCCCTCCCGCCCCGATTGCGCCTAAAGCCCCAGCGGTATCGCAACGAAGAGAATGACTCTTCCCTCAAGACAGGACTTGAGAAAATACGGAGTGGCAAGATGGCAACTAAGCCCCAGTCTCGCTGCTCCTCCACCCGCTCAGCAG GTATCTGTTTGCAGGTCAGAAAAATGAGATATGTAATTGTGTAA
- the PWWP2A gene encoding PWWP domain-containing protein 2A isoform X1 produces the protein MQHFGASANRTPPAGAGGGPSLPAGRGRRSRCWREAAEKMAAMAAEAAATAAVPGDGGAGEAEPEMEPIPGSEAGADPLPAVSEAVESAVPDGEEADGGKAEEPPPVQRARSPGGTREPDAGRTEEPPSSPGVESPRAEPRAAPSPGCSEPPQPCPPPEPAREPPQPCPPAAGGSAGPGEEPPRPEEEEPDAAAAAAVEPEPAVPAAPGGGEAEAPALLPGSEVRVTLDHIIEDALVVSFRLGEKLFSGVLMDLSKRFGPHGIPVTIFPKREYKDKPEAMQLQSKAFQEEAQVKCEADAAVPDDSSLTQPSEPSIAKSLWTSKPPPLFHEGAPYPPPLFIRDTYNQSIPQPPPRKIKRPKRKMYREEPTSIMNAIKLRPRQVLCDKCKNSVVAEKKEIKKGGNASDSSKYEDSKKRRNESVTTVNKKLKTDHKVDGKSQNESQKRNAVVKVSNIAHSRSRVVKVSAQANTSKAQLNTKKVLQSKNMDHAKAREVLKMAKEKAQKKQSATSSSKNAHSKVHFTRRLQNTSSGSLPPRLRLKPQRYRNEENDSSLKTGLEKIRSGKMATKPQSRCSSTRSAGEAPSETQSPSEGPEEASSEVQDTSEVHVTVDQDEQQTLGKRGSKSNITVYMTLNQKKSDSSSASVCSSDSTDDLKSTNSECSSTESFDFPPGSMHAPSSSSSSSSSSSSSSSKEEKKLSNSLKTEVFSKNVSKCVTPDGRTVCVGDIVWAKIYGFPWWPARILTITVSRKDTGLLVRQEARISWFGSTTTSFLALAQLSPFLESFQLRFNKKRKGLYRKAVTEAAKAAKQLTPEVRALLTQFET, from the exons ATGCAGCATTTCGGCGCGTCAGCCAATAGGACGCCGCCTgcgggcgcggggggcgggccCTCCCTCCCCGCGGGCCGTGGCCGTCGCTCCCGCTGCTGGAGGGAGGCGGCGGAGAAAATGGCGGCCATGGCTGCGGAGGCGGCGGCGACTGCGGCGGTGCCGGGGGACGGCGGGGCCGGCGAGGCCGAGCCCGAGATGGAGCCGATCCCGGGCAGCGAGGCCGGCGCGGACCCTCTACCCGCCGTCAGCGAGGCCGTGGAGTCGGCGGTGCCGGATGGCGAGGAGGCCGACGGCGGCAAGGCCGAGGAGCCGCCGCCGGTGCAGCGCGCCCGGAGCCCCGGCGGGACTCGCGAGCCGGACGCGGGAAGGACGGAGGAGCCGCCGAGCAGCCCTGGGGTGGAATCGCCGCGGGCCGAGCCCCGCGCAGCGCCCAGCCCGGGCTGCTCGGAGCCGCCGCAGCCCTGCCCGCCGCCCGAGCCGGCCCGGGAGCCGCCGCAGCCCTGCCCGCCGGCTGCCGGGGGCTCCGCGGGGCCCGGGGAGGAGCCGCCCCggccggaggaggaggagccggatgctgccgccgccgccgcggtGGAGCCCGAGCCGGCGGTGCCCGCGGCCCCGGGCGGAGGGGAGGCGGAGGCGCCGGCGCTGCTGCCCGGCTCCGAGGTGCGGGTCACCCTGGACCACATCATCGAGGACGCCCTGGTGGTCTCGTTCCGGCTGGGAGAGAAGCTTTTTTCCGGGGTCCTCATGGACCTCTCGAAAAG GTTTGGCCCCCATGGAATCCCTGTGACCATATTTCCTAAAAGGGAGTACAAGGACAAACCCGAAGCCATGCAGCTCCAAAGCAAAGCATTCCAAGAGGAGGCGCAGGTGAAGTGCGAGGCCGATGCTGCAGTCCCTGATGACTCCTCCCTCACGCAGCCATCAGAGCCCAGCATAGCTAAAAGCCTTTGGACTTCTAAACCACCTCCTCTCTTTCACGAGGGAGCACCGTACCCTCCTCCTTTGTTTATCAGGGACACCTATAACCAGTCAATACCTCAGCCTCCACCCCGGAAAATCAAGCGGCCCAAGCGGAAAATGTACAGGGAGGAACCCACTTCGATCATGAACGCCATCAAACTACGGCCCCGGCAGGTCCTGTGTGACAAGTGCAAGAACAGCGTGGTGGCAGAGAAAAAGGAGATCAAGAAAGGTGGCAATGCAAGTGACTCTTCCAAATACGAGGATagtaaaaagagaagaaacGAGAGCGTGACTACTGTGAATAAAAAACTTAAGACTGACCATAAGGTGGATGGAAAAAGCCAAAACGAAAGCCAGAAAAGGAACGCTGTGGTCAAGGTTTCAAATATTGCCCACAGCAGAAGCAGAGTAGTTAAAGTTTCCGCACAAGCAAATACTTCAAAAGCGCagttaaacacaaaaaaagttCTCCAGAGCAAAAACATGGATCATGCAAAAGCTCGGGAAGTCTTGAAAATGGccaaagaaaaggcacaaaagaaGCAGAGTGCAACCTCCTCTTCCAAAAATGCACATTCAAAGGTCCACTTCACGCGGCGTCTTCAGAACACCAGCTCAGGGTCCCTCCCGCCCCGATTGCGCCTAAAGCCCCAGCGGTATCGCAACGAAGAGAATGACTCTTCCCTCAAGACAGGACTTGAGAAAATACGGAGTGGCAAGATGGCAACTAAGCCCCAGTCTCGCTGCTCCTCCACCCGCTCAGCAGGTGAGGCCCCTTCAGAAACCCAGAGCCCCTCAGAAGGCCCCGAAGAGGCCAGCAGTGAGGTTCAGGACACGAGTGAAGTGCATGTAACTGTTGATCAGGATGAACAGCAGACACTGGGCAAGAGAGGCAGCAAAAGCAATATAACGGTTTACATGACCCTTAATCAAAAGAAATCTGACTCTTCCAGTGCATCAGTTTGTAGTAGTGATAGCACAGATGATTTGAAATCCACCAACTCTGAGTGTAGCTCTACTGAAAGCTTTGATTTTCCTCCAGGCAGCATGCAtgcaccttcctcctcctcctcctcctcctcttcctcctcctcctcctcttcgaaggaagagaaaaagctcAGTAATTCCTTGAaaacagaagtcttttccaaaaACGTCTCTAAATGTGTCACACCAGATGGCAGGACCGTATGTGTAGGGGACATTGTTTGGGCCAAGATTTATGGCTTCCCTTGGTGGCCGGCCCGTATCCTTACCATAACTGTGAGCCGCAAGGATACCGGGCTGCTGGTGCGCCAGGAGGCTCGTATCTCATGGTTTGGCTCCACCACCACGTCTTTCCTTGCTCTTGCACAGCTCTCCCCCTTTTTAGAAAGCTTCCAGTTGCGCTTTAATAAGAAGAGAAAGGGTCTGTACCGCAAGGCCGTCACTGAGGCAGCCAAGGCTGCCAAGCAGCTCACGCCCGAGGTGCGGGCCCTGCTGACGCAGTTTGAGACGTGA
- the PWWP2A gene encoding PWWP domain-containing protein 2A isoform X3, translating into MQHFGASANRTPPAGAGGGPSLPAGRGRRSRCWREAAEKMAAMAAEAAATAAVPGDGGAGEAEPEMEPIPGSEAGADPLPAVSEAVESAVPDGEEADGGKAEEPPPVQRARSPGGTREPDAGRTEEPPSSPGVESPRAEPRAAPSPGCSEPPQPCPPPEPAREPPQPCPPAAGGSAGPGEEPPRPEEEEPDAAAAAAVEPEPAVPAAPGGGEAEAPALLPGSEVRVTLDHIIEDALVVSFRLGEKLFSGVLMDLSKRFGPHGIPVTIFPKREYKDKPEAMQLQSKAFQEEAQVKCEADAAVPDDSSLTQPSEPSIAKSLWTSKPPPLFHEGAPYPPPLFIRDTYNQSIPQPPPRKIKRPKRKMYREEPTSIMNAIKLRPRQVLCDKCKNSVVAEKKEIKKGGNASDSSKYEDSKKRRNESVTTVNKKLKTDHKVDGKSQNESQKRNAVVKVSNIAHSRSRVVKVSAQANTSKAQLNTKKVLQSKNMDHAKAREVLKMAKEKAQKKQSATSSSKNAHSKVHFTRRLQNTSSGSLPPRLRLKPQRYRNEENDSSLKTGLEKIRSGKMATKPQSRCSSTRSAGKGRRNEGGS; encoded by the exons ATGCAGCATTTCGGCGCGTCAGCCAATAGGACGCCGCCTgcgggcgcggggggcgggccCTCCCTCCCCGCGGGCCGTGGCCGTCGCTCCCGCTGCTGGAGGGAGGCGGCGGAGAAAATGGCGGCCATGGCTGCGGAGGCGGCGGCGACTGCGGCGGTGCCGGGGGACGGCGGGGCCGGCGAGGCCGAGCCCGAGATGGAGCCGATCCCGGGCAGCGAGGCCGGCGCGGACCCTCTACCCGCCGTCAGCGAGGCCGTGGAGTCGGCGGTGCCGGATGGCGAGGAGGCCGACGGCGGCAAGGCCGAGGAGCCGCCGCCGGTGCAGCGCGCCCGGAGCCCCGGCGGGACTCGCGAGCCGGACGCGGGAAGGACGGAGGAGCCGCCGAGCAGCCCTGGGGTGGAATCGCCGCGGGCCGAGCCCCGCGCAGCGCCCAGCCCGGGCTGCTCGGAGCCGCCGCAGCCCTGCCCGCCGCCCGAGCCGGCCCGGGAGCCGCCGCAGCCCTGCCCGCCGGCTGCCGGGGGCTCCGCGGGGCCCGGGGAGGAGCCGCCCCggccggaggaggaggagccggatgctgccgccgccgccgcggtGGAGCCCGAGCCGGCGGTGCCCGCGGCCCCGGGCGGAGGGGAGGCGGAGGCGCCGGCGCTGCTGCCCGGCTCCGAGGTGCGGGTCACCCTGGACCACATCATCGAGGACGCCCTGGTGGTCTCGTTCCGGCTGGGAGAGAAGCTTTTTTCCGGGGTCCTCATGGACCTCTCGAAAAG GTTTGGCCCCCATGGAATCCCTGTGACCATATTTCCTAAAAGGGAGTACAAGGACAAACCCGAAGCCATGCAGCTCCAAAGCAAAGCATTCCAAGAGGAGGCGCAGGTGAAGTGCGAGGCCGATGCTGCAGTCCCTGATGACTCCTCCCTCACGCAGCCATCAGAGCCCAGCATAGCTAAAAGCCTTTGGACTTCTAAACCACCTCCTCTCTTTCACGAGGGAGCACCGTACCCTCCTCCTTTGTTTATCAGGGACACCTATAACCAGTCAATACCTCAGCCTCCACCCCGGAAAATCAAGCGGCCCAAGCGGAAAATGTACAGGGAGGAACCCACTTCGATCATGAACGCCATCAAACTACGGCCCCGGCAGGTCCTGTGTGACAAGTGCAAGAACAGCGTGGTGGCAGAGAAAAAGGAGATCAAGAAAGGTGGCAATGCAAGTGACTCTTCCAAATACGAGGATagtaaaaagagaagaaacGAGAGCGTGACTACTGTGAATAAAAAACTTAAGACTGACCATAAGGTGGATGGAAAAAGCCAAAACGAAAGCCAGAAAAGGAACGCTGTGGTCAAGGTTTCAAATATTGCCCACAGCAGAAGCAGAGTAGTTAAAGTTTCCGCACAAGCAAATACTTCAAAAGCGCagttaaacacaaaaaaagttCTCCAGAGCAAAAACATGGATCATGCAAAAGCTCGGGAAGTCTTGAAAATGGccaaagaaaaggcacaaaagaaGCAGAGTGCAACCTCCTCTTCCAAAAATGCACATTCAAAGGTCCACTTCACGCGGCGTCTTCAGAACACCAGCTCAGGGTCCCTCCCGCCCCGATTGCGCCTAAAGCCCCAGCGGTATCGCAACGAAGAGAATGACTCTTCCCTCAAGACAGGACTTGAGAAAATACGGAGTGGCAAGATGGCAACTAAGCCCCAGTCTCGCTGCTCCTCCACCCGCTCAGCAG
- the PWWP2A gene encoding PWWP domain-containing protein 2A isoform X4, translated as MQHFGASANRTPPAGAGGGPSLPAGRGRRSRCWREAAEKMAAMAAEAAATAAVPGDGGAGEAEPEMEPIPGSEAGADPLPAVSEAVESAVPDGEEADGGKAEEPPPVQRARSPGGTREPDAGRTEEPPSSPGVESPRAEPRAAPSPGCSEPPQPCPPPEPAREPPQPCPPAAGGSAGPGEEPPRPEEEEPDAAAAAAVEPEPAVPAAPGGGEAEAPALLPGSEVRVTLDHIIEDALVVSFRLGEKLFSGVLMDLSKRFGPHGIPVTIFPKREYKDKPEAMQLQSKAFQEEAQVKCEADAAVPDDSSLTQPSEPSIAKSLWTSKPPPLFHEGAPYPPPLFIRDTYNQSIPQPPPRKIKRPKRKMYREEPTSIMNAIKLRPRQVLCDKCKNSVVAEKKEIKKGGNASDSSKYEDSKKRRNESVTTVNKKLKTDHKVDGKSQNESQKRNAVVKVSNIAHSRSRVVKVSAQANTSKAQLNTKKVLQSKNMDHAKAREVLKMAKEKAQKKQSATSSSKNAHSKVHFTRRLQNTSSGSLPPRLRLKPQRYRNEENDSSLKTGLEKIRSGKMATKPQSRCSSTRSAAQRH; from the exons ATGCAGCATTTCGGCGCGTCAGCCAATAGGACGCCGCCTgcgggcgcggggggcgggccCTCCCTCCCCGCGGGCCGTGGCCGTCGCTCCCGCTGCTGGAGGGAGGCGGCGGAGAAAATGGCGGCCATGGCTGCGGAGGCGGCGGCGACTGCGGCGGTGCCGGGGGACGGCGGGGCCGGCGAGGCCGAGCCCGAGATGGAGCCGATCCCGGGCAGCGAGGCCGGCGCGGACCCTCTACCCGCCGTCAGCGAGGCCGTGGAGTCGGCGGTGCCGGATGGCGAGGAGGCCGACGGCGGCAAGGCCGAGGAGCCGCCGCCGGTGCAGCGCGCCCGGAGCCCCGGCGGGACTCGCGAGCCGGACGCGGGAAGGACGGAGGAGCCGCCGAGCAGCCCTGGGGTGGAATCGCCGCGGGCCGAGCCCCGCGCAGCGCCCAGCCCGGGCTGCTCGGAGCCGCCGCAGCCCTGCCCGCCGCCCGAGCCGGCCCGGGAGCCGCCGCAGCCCTGCCCGCCGGCTGCCGGGGGCTCCGCGGGGCCCGGGGAGGAGCCGCCCCggccggaggaggaggagccggatgctgccgccgccgccgcggtGGAGCCCGAGCCGGCGGTGCCCGCGGCCCCGGGCGGAGGGGAGGCGGAGGCGCCGGCGCTGCTGCCCGGCTCCGAGGTGCGGGTCACCCTGGACCACATCATCGAGGACGCCCTGGTGGTCTCGTTCCGGCTGGGAGAGAAGCTTTTTTCCGGGGTCCTCATGGACCTCTCGAAAAG GTTTGGCCCCCATGGAATCCCTGTGACCATATTTCCTAAAAGGGAGTACAAGGACAAACCCGAAGCCATGCAGCTCCAAAGCAAAGCATTCCAAGAGGAGGCGCAGGTGAAGTGCGAGGCCGATGCTGCAGTCCCTGATGACTCCTCCCTCACGCAGCCATCAGAGCCCAGCATAGCTAAAAGCCTTTGGACTTCTAAACCACCTCCTCTCTTTCACGAGGGAGCACCGTACCCTCCTCCTTTGTTTATCAGGGACACCTATAACCAGTCAATACCTCAGCCTCCACCCCGGAAAATCAAGCGGCCCAAGCGGAAAATGTACAGGGAGGAACCCACTTCGATCATGAACGCCATCAAACTACGGCCCCGGCAGGTCCTGTGTGACAAGTGCAAGAACAGCGTGGTGGCAGAGAAAAAGGAGATCAAGAAAGGTGGCAATGCAAGTGACTCTTCCAAATACGAGGATagtaaaaagagaagaaacGAGAGCGTGACTACTGTGAATAAAAAACTTAAGACTGACCATAAGGTGGATGGAAAAAGCCAAAACGAAAGCCAGAAAAGGAACGCTGTGGTCAAGGTTTCAAATATTGCCCACAGCAGAAGCAGAGTAGTTAAAGTTTCCGCACAAGCAAATACTTCAAAAGCGCagttaaacacaaaaaaagttCTCCAGAGCAAAAACATGGATCATGCAAAAGCTCGGGAAGTCTTGAAAATGGccaaagaaaaggcacaaaagaaGCAGAGTGCAACCTCCTCTTCCAAAAATGCACATTCAAAGGTCCACTTCACGCGGCGTCTTCAGAACACCAGCTCAGGGTCCCTCCCGCCCCGATTGCGCCTAAAGCCCCAGCGGTATCGCAACGAAGAGAATGACTCTTCCCTCAAGACAGGACTTGAGAAAATACGGAGTGGCAAGATGGCAACTAAGCCCCAGTCTCGCTGCTCCTCCACCCGCTCAGCAG